A region of Ferruginibacter albus DNA encodes the following proteins:
- the mobF gene encoding MobF family relaxase — protein sequence MIRMIESKSAGHAKAYFKDALSRSDYYTNEQELIGTWDGKLAGRLGLTGSINQKDFFALCENKIPSSGEHLTPRTKENRRVGYDINFHCPKSVSVLHVLSKDDHILNAFRDSVTETMKHLEADVKTRVRKSGQNSERETGELIYAHFVHQTARPVEGFAPDPHLHSHCFTFNATWDKTEEQFKAGEFGGIKKDMPYYQAYFHKTLSDKLVELGYQIKITDKAFEIDGVPKRVIDLFSKRTDEIGRIAKEKGITDAKQLDELGARTRSKKEKGISMEELKNVWREQIKTLQKEEGEGETIVRFHPTKEASKEAAGVCIDHALLHCFERASVMNDRRILQEAFRYGLGNISVNTENIEHAFKEDARIIHLNENGKTVCTTEEVLKEEERMVILAKERQGKAVPLYSEAPQTVLKGQQGDAIVHVLTNSDYVTIIRGVAGSGKTTLLKELTQKIEAVQKNVGVVAPFASNSRGVLREEGFEKADTVAKQLVDKAMQQDIKNGVLIVDEAGLLGTKDTVALLQLVKKENARIVFVGDTRQHASVVRGDALRVLNTVAQIPVAEVSKIFRQQDEAYKSAVEDLSKGNVSEAFAKLDDMGSIVSLEALKAQKFLVDQFMVGLHEKKECLVVCPTHAQGDAITKEIRERMRSENLLGKKEIDVLRYINLQFTEAKKKDLRNYEEGQFVKFNQNFKGIRRGSIWKIATDGSGISIVNAKGEKKTLPAYGHEHFEINKVDEIKVSKNDILRVTSNSFDHDKKRLDNGTVLKVLSVSKKGEMKLENPTSKSIYTLQKDFGFITHAHCVTSQFSQGKTVDKIFVWQPAGTFAATDAKQFYVTISRGKETALVCTDDKEGLLKHVQELGNRTSAIELATEAQRRNKSKIQNWEVSQPKILNKQNDDYAPEI from the coding sequence ATGATACGAATGATCGAAAGCAAATCCGCAGGGCATGCAAAGGCATACTTTAAGGATGCCTTGTCGCGATCGGACTACTACACGAATGAGCAAGAACTGATAGGAACATGGGATGGAAAACTGGCTGGTAGGTTGGGGCTTACGGGCTCCATAAATCAGAAGGATTTTTTTGCACTTTGTGAAAACAAAATTCCATCAAGCGGCGAGCACCTGACACCCAGGACAAAAGAAAATAGAAGGGTTGGTTACGATATAAATTTTCATTGTCCGAAATCTGTTTCGGTGCTTCATGTGCTTTCAAAAGATGACCATATTCTGAATGCTTTTCGGGATAGCGTCACCGAAACAATGAAGCATTTGGAAGCAGATGTAAAAACAAGGGTCAGGAAATCGGGGCAGAATTCGGAACGTGAAACTGGCGAATTGATCTATGCGCATTTTGTCCATCAAACGGCAAGACCCGTGGAAGGTTTTGCGCCTGACCCGCATTTGCATAGTCATTGTTTTACATTCAACGCGACCTGGGACAAAACCGAAGAACAATTCAAGGCGGGCGAGTTTGGCGGCATTAAAAAAGATATGCCTTACTATCAGGCATATTTTCACAAAACGCTTTCCGACAAACTTGTGGAGTTAGGTTATCAGATAAAAATTACAGACAAGGCTTTTGAAATCGATGGCGTACCAAAAAGGGTTATTGACCTCTTTTCAAAACGCACCGATGAAATCGGGCGCATTGCCAAAGAGAAAGGTATTACCGATGCAAAACAACTCGACGAGTTAGGAGCGCGAACAAGATCAAAAAAGGAAAAAGGTATCAGCATGGAGGAATTGAAAAATGTGTGGCGGGAACAAATTAAAACTTTGCAAAAGGAAGAAGGCGAAGGAGAAACGATTGTTCGTTTTCATCCAACCAAAGAAGCCAGTAAAGAAGCGGCGGGCGTATGTATTGACCATGCGCTTTTGCATTGCTTTGAACGTGCATCGGTCATGAATGATCGGCGCATTTTGCAGGAGGCTTTTCGGTATGGCTTAGGCAATATTTCTGTAAACACGGAAAATATTGAACATGCGTTTAAGGAAGACGCCCGTATCATTCATCTTAATGAAAACGGCAAAACTGTCTGTACGACGGAAGAAGTTCTAAAAGAAGAAGAGCGCATGGTTATCTTGGCTAAGGAACGCCAGGGCAAGGCTGTCCCCCTCTATTCAGAAGCTCCTCAAACCGTTTTAAAAGGGCAGCAAGGGGATGCAATCGTTCATGTTCTTACCAACAGCGATTATGTTACCATAATTAGAGGTGTTGCGGGTTCAGGTAAAACAACCTTGCTCAAAGAACTCACCCAAAAAATTGAAGCCGTTCAAAAGAACGTTGGGGTAGTAGCACCCTTCGCTTCCAACTCACGCGGCGTTCTAAGAGAAGAAGGTTTTGAAAAAGCCGATACAGTCGCAAAGCAGCTTGTAGATAAAGCCATGCAACAGGACATTAAAAACGGAGTTCTGATTGTGGACGAAGCCGGATTGCTTGGCACCAAAGATACTGTTGCCTTGCTGCAACTGGTAAAAAAAGAAAACGCCCGCATCGTATTTGTTGGAGATACAAGACAGCATGCAAGTGTAGTGCGCGGCGATGCCTTGAGGGTCTTAAATACAGTTGCGCAAATACCAGTTGCAGAAGTCAGCAAAATTTTCAGGCAGCAAGATGAGGCTTACAAATCTGCCGTAGAAGATTTGTCGAAGGGAAATGTTTCAGAAGCTTTTGCGAAGCTTGATGATATGGGTTCAATCGTCAGCCTTGAAGCATTAAAAGCGCAAAAGTTTTTGGTGGATCAATTTATGGTGGGATTACATGAAAAAAAGGAATGTCTTGTCGTATGTCCAACGCATGCGCAGGGAGATGCAATTACTAAAGAAATCCGAGAACGGATGAGATCGGAAAACCTTCTTGGAAAAAAAGAAATTGATGTCTTGCGCTATATAAATTTACAATTTACGGAAGCTAAGAAAAAAGATCTGCGCAACTACGAAGAAGGGCAGTTCGTAAAATTCAACCAAAATTTTAAAGGTATTCGCAGAGGCAGTATTTGGAAGATTGCCACTGACGGAAGCGGCATTTCAATTGTGAATGCGAAAGGCGAGAAAAAAACTTTGCCTGCGTATGGTCATGAACATTTTGAAATCAATAAAGTAGATGAGATTAAGGTTTCTAAAAATGATATTCTACGCGTAACGTCAAATAGTTTTGATCATGATAAAAAAAGGTTAGATAACGGTACGGTTTTAAAAGTTCTTTCTGTTTCAAAAAAAGGAGAAATGAAACTTGAAAATCCAACCAGCAAATCTATATACACGCTACAAAAAGATTTTGGGTTTATTACGCACGCTCATTGCGTAACTTCTCAATTTTCGCAAGGCAAAACTGTAGACAAGATATTTGTCTGGCAACCTGCCGGAACGTTTGCGGCAACCGATGCAAAGCAATTTTATGTGACGATTTCGAGAGGCAAAGAAACTGCGCTCGTTTGCACGGACGATAAAGAAGGTTTATTAAAGCATGTGCAAGAGTTGGGAAATAGAACCTCTGCGATCGAACTTGCTACTGAAGCCCAGCGACGCAATAAAAGTAAAATTCAAAATTGGGAAGTGTCACAACCGAAAATTTTAAACAAGCAAAATGACGATTATGCCCCTGAAATTTAA